One Ricinus communis isolate WT05 ecotype wild-type chromosome 1, ASM1957865v1, whole genome shotgun sequence DNA window includes the following coding sequences:
- the LOC8269653 gene encoding probably inactive leucine-rich repeat receptor-like protein kinase At5g48380 produces MEARIGETFGIGFLIGYIFSLVVVVVIFMPYCMPREHAVKKRNRVMKTPMMTSLMERREKRREEAILEISKLEESVTRLSFRMLYDATDSFCQDNVVGVGKMGTMYKGMLPSGCFIAVKRLNESQYLEKGFISQLIILSRLRHINMVPFLGFCIESRERLLLCYKYISNGKLYDWLHPVEGGASFLEWPTRTFIAMKVAKGLIYLHNNCQFPTAHLNLSSSCILLDKNFEPKISNFGGAVFISKNSRNFFENVLKQDVYRFGILLLELITGEDPVRNNESFHSLKQTLVEQNAHHSTSSFSSLCHVVDVSLIGQGFDLEILHCLRVACGCLQTLPDQRPTMTEVYNELLVFKILGVGHITACRNADGTELEMPRCSETVHLQL; encoded by the exons ATGGAAGCAAGGATCGGGGAAACATTTGGGATTGGCTTTTTAATCggttatatattttctttagttgtAGTCGTAGTTATTTTCATGCCATATTGCATGCCTCGGGAACATGCTGTCAAGAAGAGGAACAGGGTGATGAAGACACCGATGATGACATCCTTAATGGAAAGGCGTGAGAAGAGGAGAGAAGAAGCTATTCTAGAG ATTTCCAAGTTAGAGGAGTCGGTTACACGATTAAGTTTCAGAATGCTATATGATGCAACAGATAGTTTTTGCCAAGACAATGTTGTTGGGGTCGGAAAAATGGGGACAATGTACAAAGGAATGCTCCCTAGTGGTTGTTTTATTGCAGTTAAAAGACTAAACGAATCTCAGTATTTGGAGAAAGGCTTCATTTCCCAGTTGATAATCCTGAGTAGATTGAGACATATTAACATGGTCCCCTTCTTGGGTTTCTGTATAGAGTCAAGAGAGAGGCTTTTGTTGTGCtacaaatatatatcaaatggCAAGCTTTATGACTGGCTACATCCTGTAGAAGGTGGAGCTAGCTTCCTGGAATGGCCAACAAGGACCTTCATTGCTATGAAAGTTGCGAAAGGACTGATATATCTCCATAACAACTGCCAGTTTCCAACCGCACATCTTAACTTAAGCTCGAGTTGCATCTTACTTGATAAGAATTTTGAACCCAAGATATCAAATTTCGGAGGTGCAGTCTTCATTAGCAAAAATTCCAGAAACTTCTTTGAGAATGTTCTCAAGCAGGATGTTTATAGATTTGGCATTCTACTTCTTGAGCTTATAACCGGAGAAGATCCTGTCAGAAATAATGAATCTTTTCACTCTCTCAAACAAACTTTGGTTGAACAGAATGCTCATCATTCGACTAGTTCATTTTCTAGCCTATGTCATGTTGTCGATGTTTCTCTAATTGGTCAAGGATTCGATCTTGAAATCTTGCATTGTCTGAGAGTTGCTTGTGGATGTCTTCAGACACTTCCAGATCAAAGGCCAACAATGACCGAAGTGTATAATGAATTGTTGGTCTTTAAGATATTGGGTGTCGGGCATATTACTGCATGCCGAAATGCTGATGGCACAGAGCTAGAGATGCCGAGGTGCTCTGAAACAGTACATTTACAATTGTAG